CGCAGAATACGCAATTAAAAAGATATTTACATCTGCATTGTCAATCAAAATCTCATGAAGAAGGTTATACTCCCTTCTCTGGTTGTGTCCGCGGTAGTTCTGGCCGTCCTCTTGGCAGGATGCGCCGGCACCCAGACACAGGTTCCTGCCACGGATGCAGGAACCCCGACGACGAGCACACCCCAGATGAAGACATATAAGGTCGGCATCGACGTGCCCTACCCACCCTTCTCGTATATCGACGAGAAGGGCGTGGCCACGGGCTTCGACGTGGAGTCCATGCGCTGGATCGCCGAGAAGAAGGGCTTCAACGTAGAGTTCCAGCAGACCGCCTGGGATGGGATCATCCCGGCGCTCGAGGCCGGCAAGATCGATATCATCCACTCGGGGATGACGATCACCGAGGAGCGCGCCCAGAAGGTGAACTTCACCATCCCCTACTGGACCGTGAACCAGGACGTTGTAGCCCTGAACACATCCTCCATCACACTCGAGGACGTGCTCGCCGGAAGAGCGAAGATCGGCACGCAGCGGGGCTGTACGGCCGCCATGTGGATCGAGGAGAACCTGATCGAGAAGGGGCTGATGCCGGAGGACAACCTGAAGACCTACGATAATACGCCGCTCGCCGTGAACGATCTCGAGGCGGGACGGATCGATGCGGTCATGTACGACGACCTGGTGCTCAAGGACATCGTCGCCGGCAAACCCGTCAAGACGATAGGATTTGTCGAGACGAAGGAGCAGTTCGG
The genomic region above belongs to Methanomicrobiales archaeon and contains:
- a CDS encoding ABC transporter substrate-binding protein, which encodes MKKVILPSLVVSAVVLAVLLAGCAGTQTQVPATDAGTPTTSTPQMKTYKVGIDVPYPPFSYIDEKGVATGFDVESMRWIAEKKGFNVEFQQTAWDGIIPALEAGKIDIIHSGMTITEERAQKVNFTIPYWTVNQDVVALNTSSITLEDVLAGRAKIGTQRGCTAAMWIEENLIEKGLMPEDNLKTYDNTPLAVNDLEAGRIDAVMYDDLVLKDIVAGKPVKTIGFVETKEQFGIAVRKSDVELLNTLNEGLAELQADPYWQELIEKYNMK